Proteins encoded by one window of Cupriavidus sp. EM10:
- a CDS encoding thioredoxin fold domain-containing protein encodes MPVQSLPRLAAPWLASLSLLASFSAVAATAHLPPVTDIGAQSAAAAKQGEPLVILVSLPGCTYCETVRRNYLAPQVATGDIAAREIDMTADTPIRDVDGTMTTAKRWAQAHNISVAPTVLFLDPNGRNLAKPLRGMQPDFYGAYLEQAIDEARAKVAARQ; translated from the coding sequence ATGCCCGTCCAATCCCTGCCCCGCCTTGCCGCGCCCTGGCTTGCCAGCCTGAGCCTGCTGGCCAGCTTCAGCGCCGTGGCGGCCACCGCACACCTGCCGCCGGTGACCGATATCGGCGCCCAGTCGGCGGCCGCGGCCAAACAGGGGGAGCCGCTGGTGATATTGGTCAGCCTGCCCGGTTGCACGTACTGCGAGACGGTGCGCCGCAACTACCTGGCGCCCCAGGTGGCGACCGGGGACATCGCCGCCCGGGAAATCGACATGACGGCCGATACGCCGATCCGCGACGTCGATGGCACCATGACCACCGCCAAACGCTGGGCCCAGGCCCACAACATCTCCGTGGCGCCGACCGTGCTGTTCCTGGACCCCAACGGCCGCAACCTGGCCAAGCCGCTGCGCGGCATGCAGCCCGACTTCTACGGCGCCTACCTGGAACAGGCCATCGACGAGGCGCGCGCCAAGGTGGCCGCGCGGCAGTAG
- a CDS encoding sensor histidine kinase has translation MPHSDDFLAVHDPAPPDSVHAPENSSRWWGFAVALLAGLLALCLLTWLLSVQRGIAALQQSTAMRADRYASTLESTLDRYEFLPALVSLHPSVRALLASPQDPARIAAVNDYLVEVNRRARASATYVIAANGLALAASNHGEPGSFVGTDYRFRPYFQMASRGEVGRFYAIGVTSDEPGYYIAQPIEAGGKVIGVTVVKLNLEWFQRAGSGRGEPLMVSDDHGVIFLSSVPGWQYRTLRPLPADLQAELHRTRQYHDVDVTALPMQSLTSPVMRWLADNTLSDGQRLVRVGPTDRRDGDSAPDGLDGAGLRFGLSDGGGDRYLEINRAVGPAGWNMQVMAPLEPVLANARSATIGAALAYACICLLLVNLRQRRQRARDMLYSRRLLEAAYDELERRVEARTADLMAINEQLEGEVAERTRAESELRATQDELVQASKLAALGQMAAGITHELNQPLAALRTFSDNTRVLLERGQLDAATGNLSAIADLTERMGKITGQLKLFAGKARQRRNAVRVRAALDHVLQLIAPRLGQVMLRVRGLDGEAADLAVWADELKLEQVLLNLVGNALDAIAAEGKPDGRVEIEVTATEEQVRIAVRDNGTGIAPDALPRLFEPFYTTKEIGQGLGLGLAISSSIVREFGGQLVAGNAEGGGAEFVVTLRRARQPVAA, from the coding sequence ATGCCCCATTCCGACGATTTCCTTGCCGTGCATGACCCCGCACCGCCTGACTCCGTGCATGCGCCGGAGAACAGTTCGCGCTGGTGGGGCTTTGCCGTCGCGCTGCTGGCCGGGCTGCTGGCGCTGTGCCTGCTGACCTGGCTGCTGTCGGTGCAGCGCGGCATCGCCGCGTTGCAGCAGTCCACCGCGATGCGTGCCGACCGGTACGCCAGCACGCTCGAATCCACGCTCGACCGCTACGAATTCCTGCCGGCCCTGGTGTCGCTGCACCCGTCCGTGCGCGCGCTGCTGGCATCGCCGCAAGACCCGGCACGCATTGCCGCGGTCAACGACTACCTGGTGGAGGTCAACCGGCGCGCCCGGGCATCGGCCACCTACGTGATTGCCGCCAACGGCCTGGCGCTGGCCGCCAGCAACCATGGCGAGCCGGGCAGCTTCGTCGGCACCGACTACCGTTTCCGTCCGTACTTCCAGATGGCCTCGCGCGGCGAGGTGGGCCGCTTCTATGCCATCGGCGTCACCAGCGACGAGCCGGGCTACTACATCGCCCAGCCGATCGAGGCCGGCGGCAAGGTGATCGGCGTGACGGTGGTGAAGCTGAACCTGGAATGGTTCCAGCGCGCCGGCTCGGGCCGGGGCGAGCCGCTGATGGTGTCCGACGACCACGGCGTGATCTTCCTGTCGTCGGTACCGGGCTGGCAATACCGCACGCTGCGGCCGCTGCCGGCCGACCTGCAGGCCGAGCTGCACCGCACGCGCCAGTACCACGACGTGGATGTCACGGCGCTGCCGATGCAGTCGCTGACATCGCCCGTCATGCGCTGGCTGGCCGACAACACGCTGTCCGACGGCCAGCGGCTGGTGCGGGTGGGGCCGACCGACCGCCGCGATGGCGACAGCGCGCCCGATGGCTTGGATGGCGCAGGGCTGCGCTTCGGGCTGTCCGACGGCGGCGGCGACCGCTACCTGGAGATCAATCGCGCGGTGGGGCCGGCGGGCTGGAACATGCAGGTCATGGCGCCGCTCGAGCCGGTGCTGGCCAACGCCCGCAGCGCGACGATCGGCGCGGCGCTGGCCTATGCCTGCATCTGCCTGCTGCTGGTGAACCTGCGCCAGCGCCGCCAGCGCGCCCGCGACATGCTGTACAGCCGCCGCCTGCTGGAGGCGGCCTACGACGAACTGGAGCGCCGCGTCGAGGCGCGTACCGCCGACCTGATGGCCATCAACGAGCAGCTCGAAGGCGAGGTGGCCGAGCGCACCCGCGCCGAAAGCGAACTGCGCGCGACCCAGGACGAACTGGTGCAGGCCAGCAAGCTGGCGGCGCTGGGCCAGATGGCGGCGGGCATCACGCACGAACTGAACCAGCCGCTGGCCGCGCTGCGCACGTTCTCCGACAACACGCGCGTGCTGCTGGAGCGCGGCCAGCTCGACGCCGCCACGGGCAACCTGTCGGCCATCGCCGACCTGACCGAGCGCATGGGCAAGATCACGGGCCAGTTGAAGCTGTTCGCCGGCAAGGCCCGCCAGCGCCGCAATGCCGTGCGTGTGCGCGCCGCGCTGGACCACGTGCTGCAGCTGATCGCCCCGCGCCTGGGCCAGGTGATGCTGCGGGTGCGCGGGCTGGACGGCGAGGCCGCCGACCTGGCCGTGTGGGCCGACGAGCTGAAGCTCGAACAGGTGCTGCTGAACCTGGTAGGTAACGCGCTTGACGCCATCGCGGCCGAAGGCAAGCCCGATGGCCGGGTGGAAATCGAGGTGACCGCCACCGAGGAACAGGTGCGCATCGCCGTGCGCGACAATGGCACCGGCATTGCGCCGGACGCCTTGCCGCGCCTGTTCGAGCCGTTCTACACGACCAAGGAAATCGGCCAGGGCCTGGGGCTGGGGCTGGCCATCTCGTCGTCGATCGTGCGCGAATTCGGCGGCCAGCTGGTGGCCGGCAATGCCGAAGGCGGTGGCGCGGAATTTGTGGTGACGTTGCGGCGGGCGCGCCAGCCGGTGGCGGCGTGA
- a CDS encoding sigma-54 dependent transcriptional regulator, producing MQDGLRVLFVEDEPLVRQATAQSLELAGFAVLALPSAEAAMPHLSADFPGVLVTDVRLGGASGLDLLHHCRNVAPGLPVILVTGHGDITMAVQAMREGAYDFIEKPFGADRLTDTVRRALERRALELENVALRRELAGPAAGTRIIGRSPAIAQVRDLIANVAGTDVPVMINGETGTGKELVARSLHALSTRRDAPFIALNCGAVPESIFESEMFGHEAGAFTGAGKRRIGKLEHASGGTLFLDEIESMPLALQVKLLRVLQEGTLERLGSNASVPIDVRIIAAAKGDMESLVAQGMFRQDLLYRLNVVTIPLPPLRERREDIVPLFEHFMLVAAVRYQRPAPILSEMQRQQLMQRPWPGNVRELRNAADRLVLGVPEGGHAGKVDGGDESVPLRERMERYERAVIADTLARTGGAVSQAADLLQVGKATLYDKIKRYGL from the coding sequence ATGCAAGACGGGCTGCGCGTGCTGTTTGTCGAGGACGAACCGCTGGTGCGCCAGGCCACGGCACAGAGCCTGGAACTGGCCGGGTTTGCCGTGCTGGCGCTGCCGTCGGCCGAGGCCGCGATGCCGCACCTGTCCGCCGACTTCCCCGGCGTGCTGGTGACCGATGTGCGCCTGGGCGGCGCGTCGGGGCTGGACTTGCTACACCACTGCCGCAACGTGGCGCCGGGCCTGCCGGTGATCCTGGTGACCGGGCATGGCGATATTACGATGGCGGTGCAGGCCATGCGCGAGGGCGCCTACGACTTCATCGAAAAGCCGTTCGGCGCGGACCGCCTGACCGACACCGTGCGCCGGGCGCTGGAGCGCCGCGCACTGGAACTGGAAAACGTGGCGTTGCGCCGCGAGCTGGCCGGGCCGGCCGCGGGCACGCGCATCATCGGCCGCTCGCCGGCCATCGCGCAGGTGCGCGACCTGATCGCCAACGTGGCCGGGACCGACGTGCCGGTGATGATCAACGGCGAGACCGGCACGGGCAAGGAGCTGGTGGCGCGCAGCCTGCACGCGCTGTCGACGCGCCGCGACGCGCCGTTTATCGCGCTGAACTGCGGCGCGGTGCCGGAATCGATCTTCGAGAGCGAGATGTTCGGCCACGAGGCCGGCGCGTTCACGGGCGCGGGCAAGCGGCGCATCGGCAAGCTCGAACATGCGTCGGGCGGCACGCTGTTCCTGGACGAGATCGAAAGCATGCCGCTGGCGCTGCAGGTGAAGCTGCTGCGCGTGCTGCAGGAAGGCACGCTGGAGCGGCTGGGTTCGAACGCATCGGTACCGATCGACGTGCGCATCATCGCCGCGGCCAAGGGCGACATGGAGTCGCTGGTGGCGCAGGGCATGTTTCGCCAGGATCTGCTGTACCGGCTCAACGTGGTGACGATTCCGCTGCCGCCGCTGCGCGAGCGCCGTGAAGACATCGTGCCGCTGTTCGAGCACTTCATGCTGGTGGCGGCCGTGCGCTACCAGCGGCCCGCGCCGATCCTGTCGGAGATGCAGCGCCAGCAACTGATGCAGCGCCCGTGGCCCGGCAATGTGCGCGAACTGCGCAATGCGGCGGACCGGCTGGTGCTCGGCGTGCCCGAAGGCGGACACGCCGGCAAGGTGGACGGCGGCGACGAGTCGGTGCCGCTGCGCGAGCGCATGGAGCGCTACGAGCGCGCCGTGATCGCCGATACGCTGGCCCGCACCGGCGGCGCCGTGAGCCAGGCGGCCGATCTGCTGCAGGTGGGCAAGGCGACGCTATACGACAAGATCAAGCGCTACGGACTGTAA
- the cmdF gene encoding tyrosine 2,3-aminomutase codes for MSNATHQAAIDGHHLTPGAVAGIAHGVLTAQVPAAVLDKVRDARVRFEKVAAANVPIYGVSTGFGELVHNWVDIEHGRALQENLLRSHCAGVGPLFSRDEVRAMMVARANALSRGYSAVRPAVIEQLLKYLAAGITPAVPQVGSLGASGDLAPLSHVAITLIGEGKVLTADGGTAPTADVLRQHGIAPITLAYKEGLALINGTSAMTGVSCLLLETLRAQVRQAEAIAALALEGLSASADAFMAHGHDIAKPHPGQVSSAANLRALLAGSTRLAGHDTLSAEMKQRAGDEKNTGTGVFIQKAYTLRCIPQVLGAVRDTLDHCTTVVARELNSSNDNPLFFEDDALFHGGNFHGQQVAFAMDFLAIAATQLGVMAERRLNRLLSPHLNNRLPAFLAAANEGLSCGFAGAQYPATALVAENRTICSPASIQSVPSNGDNQDVVSMGLISARNARRILDNNQYILALELLAACQAAELAGAVEHLSPAGRAMFAFVREHVPFLDADRYMTDEIERVAALLRDGALVEVVRRAGVELA; via the coding sequence ATGTCCAACGCCACACACCAGGCCGCCATCGACGGCCATCACCTGACTCCCGGCGCCGTCGCCGGCATCGCCCACGGCGTGTTGACTGCGCAAGTGCCCGCCGCCGTGCTCGACAAGGTGCGCGACGCCCGCGTCCGCTTCGAGAAGGTAGCCGCCGCCAATGTGCCGATCTACGGCGTGTCCACCGGCTTTGGCGAGCTCGTCCACAACTGGGTCGATATCGAGCACGGCCGCGCCCTGCAGGAAAACCTGCTGCGCAGCCACTGCGCGGGCGTGGGGCCGCTGTTCTCGCGCGATGAGGTGCGCGCGATGATGGTGGCGCGCGCCAATGCGCTGTCGCGGGGCTATTCGGCGGTGCGCCCGGCCGTGATCGAGCAGCTGCTCAAGTATCTGGCGGCCGGCATTACGCCAGCCGTGCCGCAGGTGGGGTCGCTGGGCGCCAGTGGCGACCTGGCGCCCCTGTCGCACGTGGCCATCACGCTGATCGGCGAAGGCAAGGTGCTGACCGCCGATGGCGGCACGGCGCCCACCGCCGACGTGCTGCGACAGCACGGCATTGCGCCGATCACGCTGGCCTACAAGGAAGGGCTGGCGCTGATCAATGGCACGTCGGCCATGACGGGCGTGTCGTGCCTGCTGCTGGAAACGCTGCGCGCGCAGGTCCGGCAGGCCGAAGCCATCGCCGCACTGGCGCTCGAAGGCCTGTCGGCATCGGCCGATGCCTTCATGGCGCACGGTCACGACATCGCCAAGCCGCACCCGGGCCAGGTCAGCTCCGCCGCCAACCTGCGGGCGCTGCTGGCGGGCTCGACGCGGCTGGCGGGGCACGACACGCTCAGCGCGGAGATGAAGCAGCGCGCCGGCGACGAGAAGAACACCGGCACCGGCGTCTTCATCCAGAAGGCCTACACGCTGCGCTGCATCCCGCAGGTGCTGGGCGCCGTGCGCGATACGCTGGACCACTGCACCACCGTGGTCGCCCGCGAACTCAATTCATCGAACGACAACCCGCTGTTCTTCGAGGATGACGCGCTGTTCCACGGCGGCAATTTCCATGGCCAGCAGGTGGCCTTCGCGATGGATTTCCTGGCCATCGCCGCCACGCAGCTTGGCGTGATGGCCGAGCGCCGCCTGAACCGGCTGCTGAGCCCGCACCTGAACAACCGGCTGCCGGCCTTCCTGGCGGCGGCCAACGAAGGACTGTCGTGCGGCTTTGCGGGGGCGCAGTATCCGGCCACCGCGCTGGTGGCCGAGAACCGCACGATCTGCAGCCCGGCCAGTATCCAGAGCGTGCCGTCGAATGGCGACAACCAGGACGTGGTCAGCATGGGCCTGATTTCCGCCCGCAACGCGCGCCGCATCCTCGACAACAACCAGTACATCCTGGCGCTGGAGCTGCTGGCCGCGTGCCAGGCAGCGGAACTGGCCGGCGCGGTCGAGCACCTGTCGCCAGCCGGCCGCGCCATGTTCGCGTTCGTGCGCGAGCATGTGCCGTTCCTGGACGCGGACCGCTACATGACCGACGAAATCGAGCGCGTGGCCGCCCTGCTGCGCGACGGGGCGCTTGTGGAAGTGGTGCGGAGGGCGGGGGTGGAACTGGCCTGA
- a CDS encoding ATP-dependent helicase has product MLPDLAPEADVPADLAPEAGDGAAYLSKLNPEQRAAVEYAGEAPLLIIAGAGSGKTNTLAHRVAHLVVGGADPRRILLLTFSRRAASEMGRRVERIVDQALGIQSGAGRAALQWSGTFHAIGARLLREYAETLGLAPSFTISDRGDSADLMHVVRHDLGLSEQTSRFPRKETCLAIYSRVVNTQLPIEVVLKTQFPRYAMWADALKALFAGYVEAKQKQQVLDYDDLLLYWAQAMTEPALAQDMGARFDHVLVDEYQDTNALQASILLALKPQGRGLTVVGDDAQSIYAFRGATVRNILDFPTQFTPSAEQVTLSQNYRSTQPILQAANAVIGLATERFTKDLWSLRESAEKPGVVVVNDEADQARFVVEQVLARRESGLALMHQAVLFRAADHSAQVEIELARRNIPFVKFGGLKFLESTHVKDVMAVVRWLENPRDRMAGFRTLQLLPGIGPKTAARVLEGLEAATEPLVALEVFEAPPAAAPAWDDLLTLARTLMAPTSPWPSEFEQVVAWYVPHLERMHDDAAARQADLQQIERIAATYASRERFLTELTLDPPSASSDESGVPSRDEDYLILSTIHSAKGQEWKAVYVLNAVDGCMPSDLATGTTEEIEEERRLLYVAMTRARDHLDVIVPQRFYVHNQVGFGDRHVYASRTRFLPNRVMPNFYSRSWPPPPMPGEGQAKPSLPQVDLAVRMRNMWK; this is encoded by the coding sequence GTGTTACCGGATCTCGCCCCTGAAGCCGATGTGCCCGCCGACCTCGCCCCGGAGGCGGGCGACGGCGCCGCCTACCTGTCGAAGCTGAATCCGGAGCAACGGGCCGCCGTGGAATACGCAGGTGAGGCACCGCTGCTGATCATTGCCGGCGCGGGCTCGGGCAAGACCAATACGCTGGCGCATCGCGTGGCGCACCTGGTGGTGGGTGGCGCCGACCCGCGCCGTATCCTGCTGCTGACGTTCTCGCGCCGCGCGGCGTCCGAGATGGGCCGCCGCGTCGAGCGCATCGTCGACCAGGCGCTGGGCATCCAGTCCGGCGCCGGTCGCGCGGCGCTGCAGTGGTCAGGCACCTTCCACGCCATCGGCGCCCGCCTGCTGCGCGAGTACGCCGAGACGCTGGGCCTGGCGCCAAGCTTCACGATCAGCGACCGGGGCGATTCGGCCGACCTGATGCACGTGGTGCGTCACGACCTGGGGCTGTCCGAGCAGACGTCGCGCTTCCCGCGCAAGGAAACCTGCCTGGCCATCTATTCGCGCGTGGTCAACACCCAGTTGCCAATCGAGGTGGTGCTCAAGACGCAGTTCCCGCGCTACGCGATGTGGGCCGACGCGCTCAAGGCGCTGTTTGCCGGCTACGTCGAGGCCAAGCAGAAGCAGCAGGTGCTGGACTACGACGACCTGCTGCTCTACTGGGCGCAGGCGATGACCGAGCCGGCGCTGGCGCAGGACATGGGCGCGCGCTTCGACCACGTGCTGGTCGACGAATACCAGGACACCAACGCGCTGCAGGCGTCGATCCTGCTGGCGCTGAAGCCCCAGGGGCGCGGCCTGACCGTGGTGGGCGACGATGCCCAGTCGATCTACGCCTTCCGGGGCGCCACGGTGCGCAACATCCTCGATTTCCCGACGCAGTTCACGCCGTCCGCCGAACAGGTGACGCTGTCGCAGAACTACCGCTCCACGCAGCCGATCCTGCAGGCCGCCAACGCCGTGATCGGCCTGGCCACCGAGCGCTTCACCAAGGATCTCTGGTCGCTGCGCGAGTCGGCCGAAAAGCCGGGCGTGGTGGTGGTCAACGACGAAGCCGACCAGGCGCGCTTTGTGGTCGAACAGGTGCTGGCACGGCGCGAATCGGGGCTGGCGCTGATGCACCAGGCCGTGCTGTTCCGCGCCGCCGACCACAGCGCGCAGGTCGAGATCGAGCTGGCCCGGCGCAATATCCCGTTCGTGAAGTTTGGCGGCCTGAAATTCCTGGAATCGACGCACGTGAAGGACGTGATGGCCGTGGTGCGCTGGCTGGAGAATCCGCGCGACCGCATGGCGGGCTTTCGCACGCTGCAGCTACTCCCCGGCATCGGCCCGAAGACCGCCGCGCGCGTGCTCGAAGGGCTGGAGGCGGCCACCGAGCCGCTGGTGGCGCTTGAAGTCTTCGAGGCCCCGCCCGCCGCCGCCCCGGCGTGGGACGACCTGCTGACGCTGGCCCGCACGCTGATGGCGCCCACGTCGCCGTGGCCGTCGGAATTCGAACAGGTGGTGGCGTGGTACGTGCCGCATCTGGAGCGCATGCACGACGATGCCGCCGCGCGCCAGGCCGACCTGCAGCAGATCGAGCGCATCGCCGCCACCTACGCGTCGCGCGAACGCTTCCTGACCGAGCTGACGCTCGACCCGCCCAGTGCATCGAGCGATGAATCCGGCGTGCCGTCACGCGACGAGGACTACCTGATCCTGTCCACCATCCATTCGGCCAAGGGCCAGGAATGGAAGGCCGTGTACGTGCTCAACGCCGTGGATGGCTGCATGCCGTCCGACCTGGCCACCGGCACCACCGAGGAAATCGAGGAAGAACGCCGCCTGCTCTACGTGGCCATGACGCGGGCGCGCGACCACCTCGACGTGATCGTCCCGCAGCGCTTCTACGTGCACAACCAGGTGGGCTTTGGCGATCGCCATGTCTACGCGTCGCGCACCCGCTTCCTGCCGAACCGCGTGATGCCGAACTTCTACAGCCGGTCGTGGCCGCCCCCGCCGATGCCGGGCGAGGGACAGGCCAAGCCGTCGCTGCCGCAGGTCGATCTGGCCGTACGCATGCGGAATATGTGGAAGTAA
- a CDS encoding LysE family transporter: MRWEVWLAYFAACWVIAVSPGSGAVLSMSHGLSYGLKKTSTTILGLQTGLVIILLVAGGGLGALLLASEEAFLIVKTIGAMYLIYLGIQQWRSRVETGPQEGANGQASAVRVSVMSRRRRFATGLLTNVTNPKGIIFMVAVLPQFIDPGHPLGVQLAILAATMCFVDLIVMHGYALLASRMQGLFRNARAVRWQNRFFGGVLVAVGTALFFVRRHHA, translated from the coding sequence ATGCGTTGGGAAGTGTGGCTGGCCTATTTTGCCGCGTGCTGGGTAATCGCCGTTTCTCCAGGATCGGGCGCGGTACTGTCGATGAGCCATGGCCTGTCATATGGCCTGAAGAAGACGTCGACAACGATCCTGGGCCTGCAGACCGGCCTGGTCATCATCCTGCTGGTAGCCGGCGGGGGACTCGGCGCACTGTTGCTGGCGTCCGAGGAAGCATTCCTGATCGTCAAGACCATCGGCGCGATGTACCTGATCTACCTGGGCATCCAGCAATGGCGATCCAGGGTGGAGACCGGCCCGCAGGAGGGCGCCAATGGCCAGGCCAGCGCGGTGCGGGTGTCGGTCATGAGCCGCCGCCGCCGCTTTGCCACGGGGCTGCTGACCAATGTCACCAACCCCAAGGGCATCATTTTCATGGTAGCGGTGCTGCCGCAGTTCATCGACCCGGGGCACCCGCTGGGCGTGCAACTGGCCATCCTGGCCGCTACGATGTGCTTTGTGGACCTGATCGTGATGCACGGCTACGCGCTGCTGGCATCGCGCATGCAGGGTCTGTTCCGCAATGCCCGCGCCGTTCGCTGGCAAAACCGGTTCTTCGGCGGCGTGCTGGTGGCGGTGGGCACTGCGCTGTTCTTCGTGCGCAGGCATCACGCCTGA
- a CDS encoding dicarboxylate/amino acid:cation symporter, giving the protein MRKPFYKILYVQVLFAIAVGILLGHFAPATGVEMKPLGDAFIKLIKMIIGPIIFCTVVSGIAGMRDMKKVGRVGGKALLYFEIVSTFALLIGLVASHVLKPGVGFNIDPATLDTKSISQYVSKAHGQSTVEFFMHIIPDTIFSAFANGDILQILLVSLFFGSALAIIGDRAQIIHDMVDQVSKVFFHIVHVITKVAPIGAFGAMAFTIGKYGLGSLIPLLKLIGTFYFTAIVFVLVVLGTVARLTGFSIIRFVAYIKEELLIVLGTSSSEAALPHLMEKMEKLGCSKSVVGLVVPTGYSFNLDGTNIYMTMAVIFIAQATNIELTLLQQLTILAVAMVTSKGASGVTGSGFITLAATLAVVPTIPVAGMVLILGIDRFMSECRALTNIVGNGVATVVVSAWERELDRARLNRVLRGGGDDNVELADASA; this is encoded by the coding sequence ATGAGGAAACCCTTCTACAAGATCCTGTACGTGCAGGTCCTGTTCGCGATTGCCGTGGGCATCCTGCTGGGCCATTTCGCGCCGGCCACCGGCGTGGAAATGAAGCCCCTGGGCGATGCCTTCATCAAGCTGATCAAGATGATCATCGGCCCGATCATCTTCTGTACCGTGGTGTCCGGCATTGCCGGCATGCGCGACATGAAGAAGGTGGGCCGCGTGGGCGGCAAGGCGCTGCTCTACTTCGAGATCGTGTCCACGTTCGCGCTGCTGATCGGCCTGGTCGCCTCGCACGTGCTCAAGCCCGGCGTCGGCTTCAACATCGATCCGGCCACGCTGGACACCAAGTCGATCTCGCAGTACGTGTCGAAGGCCCATGGCCAGAGCACAGTCGAGTTCTTCATGCACATCATCCCGGACACGATCTTCAGCGCGTTCGCCAATGGCGACATCCTGCAGATCCTGCTGGTGTCGCTGTTCTTCGGCTCGGCGCTGGCCATCATCGGCGATCGCGCGCAGATCATCCACGACATGGTGGACCAGGTGTCGAAGGTGTTCTTCCACATCGTGCACGTGATCACCAAGGTGGCCCCGATCGGCGCGTTCGGCGCCATGGCGTTCACCATCGGCAAGTACGGCCTGGGTTCGCTGATTCCGCTGCTCAAGCTGATCGGCACGTTCTACTTCACCGCCATCGTGTTCGTGCTGGTGGTGCTGGGCACCGTGGCGCGCCTGACCGGGTTCTCGATCATCCGCTTCGTCGCGTACATCAAGGAAGAGCTGCTGATCGTGCTGGGTACCAGCTCGTCGGAAGCCGCGCTGCCGCACCTGATGGAGAAGATGGAAAAGCTGGGTTGCTCGAAGTCGGTGGTGGGCCTGGTGGTGCCTACCGGCTACTCGTTCAACCTGGACGGCACCAACATCTACATGACGATGGCCGTGATCTTCATCGCCCAGGCGACGAACATCGAGCTGACGCTGCTGCAGCAGCTGACCATCCTGGCCGTGGCCATGGTGACGTCCAAGGGCGCCAGCGGCGTGACCGGGTCGGGCTTCATCACGCTGGCGGCCACGCTGGCCGTGGTGCCCACCATCCCGGTGGCTGGCATGGTGCTGATCCTGGGCATCGACCGCTTCATGAGCGAATGCCGTGCGCTGACCAACATCGTCGGCAATGGCGTGGCCACCGTGGTGGTGTCGGCCTGGGAACGCGAGCTCGACCGCGCCCGCCTGAACCGCGTGCTGCGCGGCGGTGGCGACGACAACGTCGAGCTGGCCGACGCCAGCGCCTGA
- a CDS encoding TlpA disulfide reductase family protein encodes MSNTATPATSARKRWPIAVAAVIVALLGFFGYRAMSPASKVPDATFTLLSGQKVSTADLKGKVYLVNFWATSCVTCVKEMPQMIDTYKQYKDKGLDFVAVAMNYDPPMYVANYAKTRELPFKVAMDSDGTAAKAFGDVQLTPTTFVVDKNGKILKRYVGEPEWDALHKLLDGALASAA; translated from the coding sequence ATGTCCAACACCGCTACTCCCGCCACTTCCGCGCGCAAGCGCTGGCCGATCGCCGTCGCGGCCGTGATCGTCGCCCTGCTCGGCTTCTTCGGCTATCGCGCCATGTCGCCGGCCAGCAAGGTGCCCGACGCCACATTCACGTTGCTGTCGGGCCAGAAGGTCAGCACGGCCGACCTGAAGGGCAAGGTCTACCTGGTCAATTTCTGGGCCACCAGCTGCGTCACCTGCGTCAAGGAAATGCCGCAGATGATCGACACCTACAAGCAGTACAAGGACAAAGGGCTCGATTTTGTGGCCGTAGCCATGAACTACGATCCGCCGATGTACGTGGCCAACTACGCCAAGACGCGCGAACTGCCGTTCAAGGTGGCGATGGACTCGGACGGCACGGCCGCCAAGGCCTTTGGCGACGTCCAGCTCACCCCGACGACCTTCGTGGTCGACAAGAACGGCAAGATCCTGAAGCGCTACGTGGGCGAGCCCGAGTGGGACGCGCTGCACAAGCTGCTGGATGGCGCACTGGCCAGCGCGGCCTGA